Genomic DNA from Bryobacter aggregatus MPL3:
GAGATCGTGCAGCAACATGAGGGACGGATCGACGTGGAGAGCGAATTGGGCGTTGGAAGTGTATTTACGGTAATTCTGCCTTTTCGGCCAAGTGCTTCGGTAGACTCGGAAGTAGGGAATGCCAATCAGCGCACCACTATTGCTCGTTGAAGACGATACGAGCGTCCGGAATACACTTCTCACGTTTCTTGATCTGGAAGGCTACAAGGTGGAAGCCGTCTCAAGCACGCGTGCGGCCATGGAGAAGCTGCTGCATGCGGCCTATCCGATTGTGATCAGCGATATCTATCTGGACGAGCGGACTGGGCTCGACGTGCTGCGTGCGGCCAAGGAAGCAAGCAGCGAGTGCCGCGTGATCCTGATGAGCGCGCGCGGGAGCATGGAGACCGTGATGGCCGCTACTCGCGGCGGCGCCTTTGAGTATTTGGCGAAGCCGTTTGAACTGGATGAGTTACTGAACGCAATCCAGAAGGCGGAACTTGAAATCGAGGGAGCGGCGAATCAGGATCGGGAGACCGATATCGATGATTTGCCCGAGACCGAGATGATCGGTAGCTCGACCAAGATGATCGAGATCTATAAGACACTCAGCCAGGTGGCGCCGACCGATGCGACGGTGTTGATCACGGGCGAGACCGGAACCGGGAAGGAACTGGTGGCGCGCATGATCCATACGAATTCGAAGCGTGTGATCGGTCCCTTTGTTCCGGTGGACTGTGGCGGCATTGCGCCGTCGCTGCTCGAGAGCGAGTTGTTTGGCGCGATGAAGGGGAGCTATACGGGAGCCGATCGCGACCGCGTGGGTGTGTTTGAGGCAGCCAATAAGGGCACTGTATTTCTTGATGAAATCGGTGAGATTGACCCGGCTTTCCAATTGAAGTTATTACGTTTTCTGCAAGAGCGGGAGATCCGGCCAGTGGGCTCGAACCGGGCGAAGACCGTCGATGTGCGGGTGGTTGCGGCGACCAATCGCGACCTGCAGAAGATGGTGGAGGAAGGGAAGTTTCGCGAAGACCTCTGGTTCCGCCTGAACGTCGTGCGGATTCCATTGCCTTCGCTGCGGGATCGGCGGAGCGATATCGCGCTGCTGTCGCACTTCTTTCTACGGAAGTACAACGAGCGCTACGAACTGAATGCCATCTTGACCGCGAGCGGGCAAAAGGCGCTCAGCGAGTTTGCCTGGCCGGGCAATGTGCGGCAGTTGCAGCATACGGTGGAACGCTTGGTGATTCTGGCGCCGGGTGGGCGCATTGACGCTGAAGCAGTGGAGGATGCACTGCGCGATTCCGACCAGGAAGATACTGCTGTGACGGAGAGCCTGCGCGATACTGAGCGGGAACAGATTCTGAAGGTGCTCGAAGCAACCAGCCAGAACAAGAGCCGCGCGGCAAAGATTCTGGGCATCGAACGCAAGACGCTGTATCGCAAGCTGGAGCGGATGGGCCTGCTTTAGGACTGGCGCGGGAAGTAGCCGGTCTTGTGCCGGAAGCTGAGTTGGGGGATCTTCGAGCGGATGCGGATCTTGCGGAAGCTCGCGTCGTCGCTAGGCTGATTGCTGGTGTAGGCCAGATCGTAGGTGGCTCGCAGCATGGCCGAGATCTGGGTGAATGCTTCCTTGAGGTGCTTGTCTTCGGCGGCGTCGAAATCGAGACCACCAGTCTCTTGGGCGAGCCGCTTCATGACGGAGCGTCCGTACTTGTTCCTGGCCGTTACCACTTTGTCTTTGCGGAGCTCGGTGTAGCGGAGCGCAAAGATGGTGGCGCTATATTCTTGCGCTGCTTCGATCGCATCCATGAGATTGTGCGCGCTCGAGTTTTCTTCACCGTCCGAGAGCAGGATGATCGCGCGGCGTCCTTC
This window encodes:
- a CDS encoding sigma-54-dependent transcriptional regulator gives rise to the protein MPISAPLLLVEDDTSVRNTLLTFLDLEGYKVEAVSSTRAAMEKLLHAAYPIVISDIYLDERTGLDVLRAAKEASSECRVILMSARGSMETVMAATRGGAFEYLAKPFELDELLNAIQKAELEIEGAANQDRETDIDDLPETEMIGSSTKMIEIYKTLSQVAPTDATVLITGETGTGKELVARMIHTNSKRVIGPFVPVDCGGIAPSLLESELFGAMKGSYTGADRDRVGVFEAANKGTVFLDEIGEIDPAFQLKLLRFLQEREIRPVGSNRAKTVDVRVVAATNRDLQKMVEEGKFREDLWFRLNVVRIPLPSLRDRRSDIALLSHFFLRKYNERYELNAILTASGQKALSEFAWPGNVRQLQHTVERLVILAPGGRIDAEAVEDALRDSDQEDTAVTESLRDTEREQILKVLEATSQNKSRAAKILGIERKTLYRKLERMGLL